One genomic window of Acidobacteriota bacterium includes the following:
- a CDS encoding TlpA family protein disulfide reductase, producing the protein MRLLSVLLFATVLLPAQLTGAGPGAAAPRHPLNIRPGRGPRQPQPGRVSLTGLWVGTAQRGAITTPVTLQVTQTGSHIEATFLNGPQHSRAYSGSLNGTTLELQFPDYANALTATVEHGVLTGTFAGYAKPELLRLRQVPDIAGNWSIAVRGPKGETAWKLQVEQKGTAVQAVVLRIDGDTGMLYGSFHDGVFTLSHFNADGPNTLTLSLLPDGTLQAGRYIAHRVAATPAAPQPAVDDPLQHTRMEHPDEPLRFRFPDLAGHIVSSTDARFRGKVLLVTVGGSWCPNCHDEAPMLVSLYHRFHARGLEIVDLDFEEAAQLADPTRLRAFIRDYAIPYPVLLAGMPDQLDQKLPGISGLNSWPTLFFIGRDGLVKAIDTGFAGPATGAAHAQLIAETTALVQRLLAGR; encoded by the coding sequence ATGAGACTCCTTTCGGTTCTATTGTTCGCAACTGTTCTCCTTCCGGCGCAGTTGACTGGCGCGGGGCCTGGCGCGGCTGCGCCCCGCCACCCGCTTAACATCCGGCCGGGCCGGGGGCCCCGGCAGCCCCAGCCCGGCCGGGTGTCGCTCACCGGCCTCTGGGTCGGCACGGCCCAGCGCGGCGCCATTACCACCCCAGTCACTCTGCAAGTCACGCAAACCGGTAGTCACATCGAGGCCACATTCCTCAATGGCCCGCAGCACTCACGCGCCTATTCCGGCAGCCTGAACGGCACCACGCTGGAGCTTCAGTTTCCCGACTACGCCAACGCGCTCACCGCGACGGTCGAGCACGGCGTTCTGACGGGCACCTTTGCCGGCTACGCCAAGCCCGAGTTGCTCCGTCTGCGCCAGGTTCCCGACATCGCCGGCAACTGGAGCATTGCCGTGCGTGGCCCCAAAGGTGAAACCGCCTGGAAGCTCCAGGTCGAGCAGAAGGGAACGGCCGTCCAGGCCGTCGTTCTCCGCATCGATGGCGACACCGGCATGCTGTACGGCAGCTTTCACGATGGCGTCTTCACCCTCAGCCACTTCAACGCCGACGGCCCCAACACGCTCACCCTCAGCCTGCTGCCCGACGGCACCCTCCAGGCCGGCCGCTACATTGCCCATCGCGTCGCCGCCACGCCTGCGGCGCCGCAGCCCGCGGTCGATGACCCCCTCCAGCACACCCGCATGGAGCACCCCGACGAGCCCCTGCGCTTCCGTTTTCCCGACCTTGCCGGCCACATCGTCTCCAGCACCGACGCCCGCTTCCGCGGCAAGGTTCTGCTGGTGACGGTGGGCGGAAGCTGGTGCCCCAATTGCCACGACGAAGCCCCCATGCTGGTGTCGCTCTACCACCGCTTCCATGCCCGCGGCCTTGAGATCGTCGATCTCGACTTCGAGGAGGCCGCGCAACTCGCGGATCCCACACGCCTGCGCGCTTTCATCCGCGACTACGCCATCCCCTATCCGGTCCTGCTCGCCGGCATGCCCGACCAGCTCGATCAAAAACTCCCCGGCATCTCCGGTCTGAACTCCTGGCCGACGCTGTTCTTCATC